A DNA window from Phragmites australis chromosome 11, lpPhrAust1.1, whole genome shotgun sequence contains the following coding sequences:
- the LOC133884520 gene encoding probable LRR receptor-like serine/threonine-protein kinase At1g06840 isoform X1 gives MARFGGVLCAVILVVLLPCLDVTLGQSTDPSEVNALKAIKGSLIDPMNNLKNWNRGDPCRSNWTGVFCHKVNDDAYLHVTELQLFKRNLTGSLAPEVSLLSQLKTLDFMWNNLTGSIPKEIGNITKLKLILLNGNQLSGTLPDEIGNLQNLNRLQVDQNQICGPIPKSFVNLRSVKHIHMNNNSLSGHLPSELSRLPALLHLLVDNNNLSGPLPPELAEAPALKIFQADNNNFSGSSIPMTYDNISTLLKLSLRNCSLQGTVPDLSGILQLGYLDLSWNQLTGSIPTNKLASNITTIDLSHNMLNGTIPLNFSRLPNLQILSLEDNHLNGSVPSTIWNDIILTGNRSLVLDFQNNSLKTIPAAFDPPQNVTVMLYGNPLCGNTNAALITNLCQPLSVNQQTSKHEQGSNLNCAPCPTDKNYEYNPSSPIPCFCAVPLGVGLRLKSPGITDFRPYEDAFEINLTYLLQLFPYQLNIEYYIWEVGPRLNMHMKLFPSNTSLFNMSEVMRLRHVLAGWEITLSDVFGPYELLNFTLGSYADELPNTASVGLSKVALGSILAGTMAGAIALSVVVTTLILRRRSRYKTVSKRSLSRFSVKIDGVRCFTFEEMATATNNFDLSAQVGQGGYGKVYKGLIADGAIVAIKRAHEDSLQGSREFCTEIELLSRLHHRNLVSLVGYCDEDDEQMLVYEFMPNGTLRNHLSAKSKRSLSFGLRLQIALGAAKGILYLHTEADPPIFHRDVKASNILLDSKFVAKVADFGLSRLAPVPDVEGTLPAHVSTVVKGTPGYLDPEYFLTHKLTDKSDVYSLGVVFLEMLTGMKPIEHGKNIVREVNSACQSGNISEIIDSRMGWCPPECIGRFLSLATKCCQDETDARPSMWEIVRELEVILRMTPEEDLVLLETSETDSTEGSKSLSASASGTLFVSSQTSGSLDASSGMLSGKLIPR, from the exons ATGGCCAGGTTTGGAGGTGTCCTCTGTGCAGTTATCCTGGTTGTGCTGCTCCCCTGCTTGGATGTTACATTGGGGCAAAGTACTGACCCTTCAGAGG TCAATGCGCTCAAGGCTATCAAGGGAAGCTTAATTGATCCTATGAATAACCTTAAAAATTGGAATAGGGGAGATCCTTGCAGATCAAATTGGACAGGAGTCTTCTGCCACAAAGTGAATGATGATGCATATCTTCATGTAACCGAATT ACAGTTGTTTAAGAGGAATCTCACAGGTTCTTTGGCACCAGAGGTCAGTCTTTTATCTCAGCTGAAAACATT GGATTTTATGTGGAACAACTTGACTGGTAGCATACCAAAGGAGATAGGCAACATTACTAAACTGAAACTTAT ACTATTGAATGGCAATCAGCTCTCTGGTACTTTACCAGATGAGATCGGCAACCTTCAAAACTTAAACAGATTACAGGTTGACCAAAACCAAATATGTGGCCCAATACCTAAATCATTTGTCAACTTAAGAAGTGTAAAACATAT TCACATGAACAATAATTCATTAAGTGGGCACCTCCCATCCGAACTGTCCAGATTGCCTGCACTTCTTCACCT TCTTGTTGACAATAACAATCTGTCTGGACCTCTTCCTCCAGAATTAGCCGAGGCACCTGCTTTGAAAATATT TCAGGCTGACAACAATAACTTCAGCGGAAGTTCCATCCCTATGACATATGACAACATATCCACACTACTAAAACT GAGTCTTAGGAACTGCAGCTTGCAAGGAACTGTTCCTGATCTGAGTGGCATACTTCAGCTTGGCTATTT GGACCTCAGCTGGAACCAACTGACAGGATCGATACCAACTAATAAGCTTGCTTCAAATATCACTACAAT TGATTTGTCGCACAACATGCTTAATGGAACTATCCCTTTGAACTTCTCAAGGCTTCCTAATCTTCAGATATT GTCACTTGAAGACAATCATCTCAATGGCTCTGTTCCCTCGACAATCTGGAATGATATCATTCTTACTGGAAATAGAAGCCTTGTTCT GGACTTCCAAAATAACTCTCTCAAGACAATTCCAGCTGCATTTGATCCTCCCCAAAATGTTACAGTCAT GCTATATGGAAATCCTCTGTGTGGGAATACTAATGCAGCTCTGATAACCAACCTTTGCCAACCCCTGTCAGTAAACCAGCAAACATCGAAACATGAACAAGGCTCCAACTTAAATTGTGCACCTTGCCCAACAGATAAAAATTACGAGTACAATCCATCATCTCCTATACCTTGCTTTTGTGCCGTTCCGCTTGGAGTTGGACTTCGGCTGAAGAGTCCAGGAATCACAGACTTCCGTCCCTATGAAGACGCCTTTGAGATCAACTTAACCTATTTGTTGCAACTGTTTCCTTACCAGCTAAATATTGAGTACTACATATGGGAGGTTGGTCCAAGGctcaatatgcatatgaagttaTTTCCAAGTAATACAAGTTTATTCAATATGTCAGAGGTTATGCGACTCAGACACGTACTTGCTGGTTGGGAAATTACCCTTTCAGATGTGTTCGGTCCatatgagcttctcaacttCACACTAGGTTCCTATGCAGATG AACTTCCAAATACAGCTTCAGTAGGTTTAAGCAAGGTGGCACTGGGCAGTATCTTGGCAGGCACAATGGCTGGCGCTATTGCACTTTCTGTGGTAGTTACCACCCTTATATTGCGACGGCGTTCAAGATATAAAACAGTCTCAAAGCGATCAT TGTCGAGGTTTTCTGTCAAAATTGATGGTGTAAGATGCTTCACATTTGAAGAAATGGCTACAGCCACAAATAATTTTGACCTATCAGCCCAAGTTGGCCAAGGAGGTTATGGGAAAGTCTACAAAGGTCTTATAGCCGATGGAGCAATTGTAGCGATCAAACGGGCACATGAGGATTCTCTTCAAGGTTCAAGGGAGTTCTGCACAGAAATAGAGTTATTATCAAGATTGCACCATCGCAATTTGGTTTCATTGGTTGGCTATTGTGATGAAGACGACGAACAG ATGCTGGTTTATGAATTCATGCCAAATGGTACTTTACGTAATCATCTTTCTG CCAAGTCCAAAAGATCTCTCAGTTTTGGTTTGAGATTGCAAATTGCATTGGGTGCCGCAAAGGGAATTTTGTATCTACATACTGAAGCAGATCCCCCTATATTTCACCGCGATGTGAAGGCCAGCAATATTTTGTTGGACTCCAAATTCGTTGCGAAGGTAGCTGATTTTGGTCTCTCAAGGCTTGCTCCAGTGCCAGATGTTGAAGGGACATTACCTGCTCATGTGTCCACTGTTGTTAAGGGCACTCCG GGCTATCTTGATCCAGAGTACTTCCTAACTCATAAATTGACGGACAAGAGTGATGTCTATAGCCTTGGGGTTGTGTTTCTTGAAATGTTGACTGGGATGAAACCAATTGAGCATGGTAAAAACATAGTGAGAGAG GTAAACTCAGCTTGCCAATCAGGCAATATTTCTGAAATCATCGACAGTCGGATGGGCTGGTGCCCTCCAGAATGCATCGGGAGGTTCCTCTCCCTAGCAACCAAGTGCTGTCAGGATGAGACTGATGCTAGGCCTTCCATGTGGGAGATCGTCAGAGAACTTGAGGTCATCTTGAGGATGACTCCTGAAGAGGACCTTGTTCTGCTGGAAACTTCCGAGACAGACTCAACTGAAGGGAGTAAATCATTGTCAGCTTCAGCATCCGGGACTCTCTTCGTCTCTTCGCAAACCTCTGGTAGTCTTGATGCAAGCAGTGGCATGCTTTCTGGAAAGCTGATTCCTCGGTGA
- the LOC133884520 gene encoding probable LRR receptor-like serine/threonine-protein kinase At1g06840 isoform X2, whose translation MWNNLTGSIPKEIGNITKLKLILLNGNQLSGTLPDEIGNLQNLNRLQVDQNQICGPIPKSFVNLRSVKHIHMNNNSLSGHLPSELSRLPALLHLLVDNNNLSGPLPPELAEAPALKIFQADNNNFSGSSIPMTYDNISTLLKLSLRNCSLQGTVPDLSGILQLGYLDLSWNQLTGSIPTNKLASNITTIDLSHNMLNGTIPLNFSRLPNLQILSLEDNHLNGSVPSTIWNDIILTGNRSLVLDFQNNSLKTIPAAFDPPQNVTVMLYGNPLCGNTNAALITNLCQPLSVNQQTSKHEQGSNLNCAPCPTDKNYEYNPSSPIPCFCAVPLGVGLRLKSPGITDFRPYEDAFEINLTYLLQLFPYQLNIEYYIWEVGPRLNMHMKLFPSNTSLFNMSEVMRLRHVLAGWEITLSDVFGPYELLNFTLGSYADELPNTASVGLSKVALGSILAGTMAGAIALSVVVTTLILRRRSRYKTVSKRSLSRFSVKIDGVRCFTFEEMATATNNFDLSAQVGQGGYGKVYKGLIADGAIVAIKRAHEDSLQGSREFCTEIELLSRLHHRNLVSLVGYCDEDDEQMLVYEFMPNGTLRNHLSAKSKRSLSFGLRLQIALGAAKGILYLHTEADPPIFHRDVKASNILLDSKFVAKVADFGLSRLAPVPDVEGTLPAHVSTVVKGTPGYLDPEYFLTHKLTDKSDVYSLGVVFLEMLTGMKPIEHGKNIVREVNSACQSGNISEIIDSRMGWCPPECIGRFLSLATKCCQDETDARPSMWEIVRELEVILRMTPEEDLVLLETSETDSTEGSKSLSASASGTLFVSSQTSGSLDASSGMLSGKLIPR comes from the exons ATGTGGAACAACTTGACTGGTAGCATACCAAAGGAGATAGGCAACATTACTAAACTGAAACTTAT ACTATTGAATGGCAATCAGCTCTCTGGTACTTTACCAGATGAGATCGGCAACCTTCAAAACTTAAACAGATTACAGGTTGACCAAAACCAAATATGTGGCCCAATACCTAAATCATTTGTCAACTTAAGAAGTGTAAAACATAT TCACATGAACAATAATTCATTAAGTGGGCACCTCCCATCCGAACTGTCCAGATTGCCTGCACTTCTTCACCT TCTTGTTGACAATAACAATCTGTCTGGACCTCTTCCTCCAGAATTAGCCGAGGCACCTGCTTTGAAAATATT TCAGGCTGACAACAATAACTTCAGCGGAAGTTCCATCCCTATGACATATGACAACATATCCACACTACTAAAACT GAGTCTTAGGAACTGCAGCTTGCAAGGAACTGTTCCTGATCTGAGTGGCATACTTCAGCTTGGCTATTT GGACCTCAGCTGGAACCAACTGACAGGATCGATACCAACTAATAAGCTTGCTTCAAATATCACTACAAT TGATTTGTCGCACAACATGCTTAATGGAACTATCCCTTTGAACTTCTCAAGGCTTCCTAATCTTCAGATATT GTCACTTGAAGACAATCATCTCAATGGCTCTGTTCCCTCGACAATCTGGAATGATATCATTCTTACTGGAAATAGAAGCCTTGTTCT GGACTTCCAAAATAACTCTCTCAAGACAATTCCAGCTGCATTTGATCCTCCCCAAAATGTTACAGTCAT GCTATATGGAAATCCTCTGTGTGGGAATACTAATGCAGCTCTGATAACCAACCTTTGCCAACCCCTGTCAGTAAACCAGCAAACATCGAAACATGAACAAGGCTCCAACTTAAATTGTGCACCTTGCCCAACAGATAAAAATTACGAGTACAATCCATCATCTCCTATACCTTGCTTTTGTGCCGTTCCGCTTGGAGTTGGACTTCGGCTGAAGAGTCCAGGAATCACAGACTTCCGTCCCTATGAAGACGCCTTTGAGATCAACTTAACCTATTTGTTGCAACTGTTTCCTTACCAGCTAAATATTGAGTACTACATATGGGAGGTTGGTCCAAGGctcaatatgcatatgaagttaTTTCCAAGTAATACAAGTTTATTCAATATGTCAGAGGTTATGCGACTCAGACACGTACTTGCTGGTTGGGAAATTACCCTTTCAGATGTGTTCGGTCCatatgagcttctcaacttCACACTAGGTTCCTATGCAGATG AACTTCCAAATACAGCTTCAGTAGGTTTAAGCAAGGTGGCACTGGGCAGTATCTTGGCAGGCACAATGGCTGGCGCTATTGCACTTTCTGTGGTAGTTACCACCCTTATATTGCGACGGCGTTCAAGATATAAAACAGTCTCAAAGCGATCAT TGTCGAGGTTTTCTGTCAAAATTGATGGTGTAAGATGCTTCACATTTGAAGAAATGGCTACAGCCACAAATAATTTTGACCTATCAGCCCAAGTTGGCCAAGGAGGTTATGGGAAAGTCTACAAAGGTCTTATAGCCGATGGAGCAATTGTAGCGATCAAACGGGCACATGAGGATTCTCTTCAAGGTTCAAGGGAGTTCTGCACAGAAATAGAGTTATTATCAAGATTGCACCATCGCAATTTGGTTTCATTGGTTGGCTATTGTGATGAAGACGACGAACAG ATGCTGGTTTATGAATTCATGCCAAATGGTACTTTACGTAATCATCTTTCTG CCAAGTCCAAAAGATCTCTCAGTTTTGGTTTGAGATTGCAAATTGCATTGGGTGCCGCAAAGGGAATTTTGTATCTACATACTGAAGCAGATCCCCCTATATTTCACCGCGATGTGAAGGCCAGCAATATTTTGTTGGACTCCAAATTCGTTGCGAAGGTAGCTGATTTTGGTCTCTCAAGGCTTGCTCCAGTGCCAGATGTTGAAGGGACATTACCTGCTCATGTGTCCACTGTTGTTAAGGGCACTCCG GGCTATCTTGATCCAGAGTACTTCCTAACTCATAAATTGACGGACAAGAGTGATGTCTATAGCCTTGGGGTTGTGTTTCTTGAAATGTTGACTGGGATGAAACCAATTGAGCATGGTAAAAACATAGTGAGAGAG GTAAACTCAGCTTGCCAATCAGGCAATATTTCTGAAATCATCGACAGTCGGATGGGCTGGTGCCCTCCAGAATGCATCGGGAGGTTCCTCTCCCTAGCAACCAAGTGCTGTCAGGATGAGACTGATGCTAGGCCTTCCATGTGGGAGATCGTCAGAGAACTTGAGGTCATCTTGAGGATGACTCCTGAAGAGGACCTTGTTCTGCTGGAAACTTCCGAGACAGACTCAACTGAAGGGAGTAAATCATTGTCAGCTTCAGCATCCGGGACTCTCTTCGTCTCTTCGCAAACCTCTGGTAGTCTTGATGCAAGCAGTGGCATGCTTTCTGGAAAGCTGATTCCTCGGTGA
- the LOC133884521 gene encoding B3 domain-containing protein Os05g0481400: MATKASSAASGAAYEEERRKRVLENLKHLEDLGISEASKSLLQAARLQKNKGGARASPKAMKKFEVTEVRRSSRARTTVSYKDDFGELDTFLRRKRRSSKGTEQGREYTGRVASYEQQQRAFRRAEKLQDSLDPENPSFVKTMVRSHVSSCFWLGLPTSFCKKNLPAREFRMVLEDEEGVEFDAVYIGNRTGLSGGWRGFAMHHNLEDGDSLVFELAEPDRFKIYIIKAIDDDVEEAETYDKNAAGDTKDKNPTKEEPDEEDSPVAEQSSPEPPKGAKRRKLRGRR, translated from the exons ATGGCGACGAAGGCGAGCAGCGCCGCTTCCGGCGCGGCCTACGAGGAGGAGCGCAGGAAGCGGGTGCTTGAGAACCTCAAGCACCTCGAG GATTTGGGCATATCGGAGGCGTCGAAGAGCTTGCTCCAGGCCGCGAGGCTGCAGAAGAACAAG GGCGGCGCTCGCGCAAGCCCGAAGGCGATGAAGAAGTTCGAGGTCACCGAGGTGCGGCGTTCCTCGAGGGCGAGAACCACGGTTTCCTACAAGGATGAT TTTGGTGAGCTGGATACTTTTCTGCGTCGCAAAAG GCGCAGTAGTAAGGGTACAGAGCAGGGAAGGGAATACACTGGAAGAGTTGCTTCTTATGAACAGCAACAGCGTGCTTTTAGAAGAGCCGAGAAACTTCAAGATAGTCTAGACCCTGAGAACCCGTCGTTTGTTAAGACCATGGTTCGATCACATGTGTCCAGCTGCTTTTGGCTT GGTCTTCCTACCAGCTTCTGCAAAAAGAATCTGCCTGCCAGAGAGTTTAGGATGGTGTTGGAGGATGAGGAGGGTGTTGAATTTGACGCTGTCTACATTGGAAACCGAACTGGTCTAAGTGGTGGATGGAGGGGCTTTGCGATGCACCACAACTTGGAGGATGGGGATTCCTTGGTATTTGAATTGGCCGAGCCTGACAGATTTAAG ATTTATATCATCAAAGCCATAGATGATGATGTAGAAGAGGCTGAGACTTATGACAAGAATGCTGCTGGGGATACAAAAGACAAGAATCCAACAAAGGAAGAACCTGACGAGGAAGATTCACCTGTGGCTGAGCAGTCTTCCCCTGAACCTCCAAAAGGTGCCAAAAGAAGAAAACTCCGTGGAAGGCGGTAG
- the LOC133884686 gene encoding KH domain-containing protein SPIN1-like isoform X1, with the protein MPPHREKKTIHGDKNTHPPPPPVRLSRLAPGRPHPTRPPCAAMDGLDGTDACFSPGRAMSPQVRLPGPPDICSQYLAELLQEHQKLGPFMQVLPICSRLLYQEIIRVSNMRRQHGVGDFERLPVASPNQMHASPPMPNFCGNGFSPWSGMNPERVGVPQGAMGWQGPPQSPSSYIVKKILRLEVPTDTYPNFNFIGRLLGPRGNSLKRIEASTGCRVFIRGKGSIKDSGKEEQLKGKPGYEHLSDPLHILIEAELPANVIDARLAKAQEILEELLKPVDESQDYYKRQQLRELAMLNSPIREESPHPGGAPPSPFSNGGMKRVKQ; encoded by the exons ATGCCACCGCACCGAGAAAAGAAAACGATACACGGCGATAAAAACacacatcctcctcctcctcccgtccGGCTCTCCCGATTGGCACCCGGGCGGCCACATCCGACCCGGCCGCCGTGCGCCGCCATGGACGGCCTGGACGGTACGGACGCCTGCTTCTCCCCTGGGAGGGCCATGTCGCCGCAGGTGAGGCTCCCCGGGCCACCGGATATATGCAG TCAGTACCTGGCGGAGTTGTTGCAGGAGCACCAGAAGCTGGGGCCGTTCATGCAGGTGCTCCCAATCTGCAGCAGGCTGCTATATCAAG AGATAATTCGGGTGTCAAATATGCGTCGTCAACATGGTGTTGGGGACTTTGAGAGGTTGCCGGTCGCAAGCCCGAACCAGATGCATGCGTCGCCCCCCATGCCAAATTTTTGCGGAAATGGTTTTAGTCCATGGAGTGGGATGAATCCAGAG AGAGTAGGTGTTCCGCAAGGAGCTATGGGTTGGCAAGGACCCCCGCAAAGCCCCTCTTCTTACATTGTCAAGAAGATTTTGCGACTGGAAGTACCAACAGATACGTACCCTAAT TTCAATTTCATTGGCCGTCTTCTTGGGCCAAGGGGAAACTCTTTGAAGAGGATTGAAGCCTCTACAGGTTGTCGCGTTTTCATAAGAGGGAAGGGTTCAATTAAAGATTCCGGAAAG GAGGAACAACTCAAGGGAAAACCTGGCTATGAACACTTGAGTGATCCCCTCCATATCTTGATTGAAGCTGAGTTACCTGCTAATGTCATCGATGCAAGGCTTGCAAAAGCACAAGAGATCCTTGAAGAGTTGTTGAAGCCGGTG GACGAATCACAAGACTACTACAAGAGACAGCAACTCCGAGAACTCGCCATGTTGAATTCGCCGATCCGAGAGGAGAGCCCACATCCAGGTGGCGCTCCTCCTAGTCCCTTCAGTAACGGCGGCATGAAACGAGTGAAACAATGA
- the LOC133884686 gene encoding KH domain-containing protein SPIN1-like isoform X2 — MPPHREKKTIHGDKNTHPPPPPVRLSRLAPGRPHPTRPPCAAMDGLDGTDACFSPGRAMSPQVRLPGPPDICSQYLAELLQEHQKLGPFMQVLPICSRLLYQEIIRVSNMRRQHGVGDFERLPVASPNQMHASPPMPNFCGNGFSPWSGMNPERVGVPQGAMGWQGPPQSPSSYIVKKILRLEVPTDTYPNFNFIGRLLGPRGNSLKRIEASTGCRVFIRGKGSIKDSGKALISDYIQQAYSDNMLLISFHKGGTTQGKTWL, encoded by the exons ATGCCACCGCACCGAGAAAAGAAAACGATACACGGCGATAAAAACacacatcctcctcctcctcccgtccGGCTCTCCCGATTGGCACCCGGGCGGCCACATCCGACCCGGCCGCCGTGCGCCGCCATGGACGGCCTGGACGGTACGGACGCCTGCTTCTCCCCTGGGAGGGCCATGTCGCCGCAGGTGAGGCTCCCCGGGCCACCGGATATATGCAG TCAGTACCTGGCGGAGTTGTTGCAGGAGCACCAGAAGCTGGGGCCGTTCATGCAGGTGCTCCCAATCTGCAGCAGGCTGCTATATCAAG AGATAATTCGGGTGTCAAATATGCGTCGTCAACATGGTGTTGGGGACTTTGAGAGGTTGCCGGTCGCAAGCCCGAACCAGATGCATGCGTCGCCCCCCATGCCAAATTTTTGCGGAAATGGTTTTAGTCCATGGAGTGGGATGAATCCAGAG AGAGTAGGTGTTCCGCAAGGAGCTATGGGTTGGCAAGGACCCCCGCAAAGCCCCTCTTCTTACATTGTCAAGAAGATTTTGCGACTGGAAGTACCAACAGATACGTACCCTAAT TTCAATTTCATTGGCCGTCTTCTTGGGCCAAGGGGAAACTCTTTGAAGAGGATTGAAGCCTCTACAGGTTGTCGCGTTTTCATAAGAGGGAAGGGTTCAATTAAAGATTCCGGAAAG GCACTGATATCTGATTACATCCAGCAAGCCTACAGTGATAACATGCTGCTCATTTCATTTCATAAAGGAGGAACAACTCAAGGGAAAACCTGGCTATGA
- the LOC133885549 gene encoding uncharacterized protein LOC133885549, whose protein sequence is MARLHWLEAILPLGIIGGMLCIMGNAQYFIHKAAHAGYAFSSLSRSVCSAPRIPPVLTRELLASLVVCVYAAEAHRERHVGRRHGAPRQEARGAVLRQLGYGSALNFSRC, encoded by the exons ATGGCGCGGCTGCACTGGCTGGAGGCCATCCTGCCGCTGGGCATCATCGGCGGCATGCTCTGCATCATGGGCAACGCCCAGTACTTCATCCACAAGGCCGCGCACGCAGGGTACGcgttctcctccctctcccgaTCCGTCTGCTCCGCCCCCCGGATCCCTCCCGTGCTGACGCGCGAGCTCCTCGCCTCTCTCGTTGTGTGTGTGTATGCAGCCGAAGCACATCGGGAACGACATGTGGGACGTCGCCATGGAGCGCCGCGACAAGAAGCTCGTGGAGCAGTCCTCCGGCAACTAG GGTATGGCTCTGCCTTGAACTTTTCCAGATGTTGA
- the LOC133884123 gene encoding uncharacterized protein LOC133884123, which translates to MAYRRKQGIQRSATFVEDHRQASSGGSASPAIASPRATRFADDSRRPERSSLAAQAVVASSTALGGQLPDPVTQLYTSTTSLNDDGPTYDLELSRKDDAKHGLWGVVAQKAKVMLDENGTPRDSQPSQSRWSYDRVRSSESPASQKVSEGRLDIGGKIKNVLEEGLAVAESPTGSGSGNMVVARKLQIRRKACSMDLRGTSLSLASPDMSPMLSDSESPQIKASRDVANAMAAKVKLLQRELKTVKADLAFSKERCAQLEEENRLLRDGNHDADEDLIRQQLETLLAEKARLAHENTVYARENRFLREIVEYHQLNMQDVVNLDDHIEEEDEEDADADDVAEPEAEQYADLRLSSPSRRVQEEAEHLQWPAGTDTAPQSPSRHTDEARMLNTNSGATIDSESPRMLSTNSGGTIDNVSPELQG; encoded by the exons ATGGCGTACCGGAGGAAGCAGGGCATCCAGCGGTCGGCCACCTTCGTGGAGGACCACCGCCAGGCGTCGTCGGGCGGCTCCGCGTCTCCGGCCATCGCGTCACCGCGCGCCACGCGGTTCGCCGATGACAGCCGCCGCCCCGAACGGTCGTCCCTGGCCGCGCAGGCCGTGGTGGCGTCGTCCACCGCTCTTGGCGGCCAGCTGCCA GACCCCGTCACCCAGCTGTACACATCGACGACAAGCTTAAACGACGATGGGCCAACGTACGACCTCGAGCTATCCAGAAAAGACGACGCCAAGCATGGATTATGGGGAGTTGTGGCACAGAAAGCCAAAGTAATGCTCGACGAAAATGGCACACCACGAGACAGCCAG CCTTCTCAATCTCGCTGGTCCTACGACCGAGTCCGAAGCTCGGAGAGCCCTGCGTCGCAGAAAGTATCAGAAGGGAGGCTGGACATCGGAGGGAAGATCAAGAATGTGCTGGAA GAGGGCCTGGCGGTGGCCGAGAGCCCAACGGGAAGCGGCAGCGGCAACATGGTCGTTGCCCGGAAGCTGCAGATCAGGCGGAAGGCCTGCAGCATGGACCTGCGGGGCACGAGCCTGAGCCTGGCCAGCCCCGACATGTCGCCGATGCTGTCTGACTCGGAGTCGCCTCAGATCAAGGCTTCTCGCGAC GTAGCGAACGCCATGGCCGCCAAGGTGAAGCTGCTCCAGCGGGAGCTGAAGACGGTGAAGGCCGACCTGGCCTTCTCCAAGGAGCGGTGCGCGCAGCTGGAGGAGGAGAACCGGCTGCTCCGGGACGGCAACCACGACGCCGACGAGGACCTG ATACGGCAGCAGCTGGAGACACTGCTCGCGGAGAAGGCGCGGCTGGCGCACGAGAACACGGTGTACGCCCGCGAGAACCGGTTCCTGCGGGAGATCGTCGAGTACCACCAGCTCAACATGCAGGACGTCGTCAACCTCGACGAccacattgaggaagaagacgaggaagacgccgacgccgacgatgTCGCGGAACCAGAGGCTGAGCAGTACGCTGATCTCCGCTTGTCCTCACCGTCCCGCCGTGTGCAGGAGGAAGCGGAGCACTTGCAATGGCCGGCCGGCACGGACACCGCTCCGCAGTCGCCCTCTCGGCACACTGACGAGGCGCGGATGCTGAACACGAACAGCGGTGCCACCATTGACAGCGAGTCGCCACGGATGCTGAGTACGAACAGTGGCGGCACCATTGACAACGTGTCGCCCGAGCTTCAAGGATGA